In a single window of the Syngnathus typhle isolate RoL2023-S1 ecotype Sweden linkage group LG19, RoL_Styp_1.0, whole genome shotgun sequence genome:
- the mcur1 gene encoding mitochondrial calcium uniporter regulator 1 isoform X1 codes for MVLKQCHSRLSVFALCHNKKRFSLASTDSVKFSRRLSWNVLPIDLRWPHFKSSASFPNSSSDTVRRRYLHLSAREKSSVSPIQSDVQTDVPKIRKLFFDTHAVVRLLEENGFTTQEAEALIKALLNMTNSTMDTIYSDMVTKVQQEIMMQRIMSQIAALKKDMVILEKSEFTTLLAENEKLKIQLWQLKVQLADVMNKVRSDTLLDMNLEKSRVTELKVHHEKKLMETRTEILEMTSEQDRLLTQTNMKIDTEVAGLKTMLESHKLDTIKYVAGSVFTCLTVLLGFYRIWM; via the exons ATGGTGCTCAAACAATGTCATTCGCGTCTCAGCGTTTTTGCTCTTTGTCACAATAAAAAGCGCTTCAGCCTTGCGAGTACAGACAGCGTAAAATTTAGCAGGCGTCTGTCTTGGAACGTTCTTCCGATCGATCTTCGTTGGCCACATTTTAAATCCTCGGCAAGTTTCCCAAATTCTTCATCTGACACCGTGAGGCGACGATACCTGCACCTGTCCGCAAGAG AGAAAAGTTCTGTCAGCCCCATCCAGTCTGATGTACAGACAGATGTTCCTAAAATCCGAAAGCTGTTCTTTGACACTCATGCGGTGGTTCGACTCCTCGAAGAGAACG GCTTTACAACTCAAGAAGCCGAAGCCTTAATTAAGGCTCTCTTGAACATGACCAATTCTACCATGGACACTATTTACAGTGACATGGTAACCAAAGTACAGCAG GAAATAATGATGCAGCGTATAATGTCTCAAATAGCAGCCCTGAAGAAGGACATGGTCATTCTGGAGAAAAGCGAGTTTACTACATTACTGGCAGAGAATGAG AAATTGAAGATCCAGCTCTGGCAGCTTAAGGTGCAACTCGCT gATGTGATGAATAAAGTACGCTCAGACACGCTTTTGGACATGAATTTAGAGAAGAGTCGTGTGACAGAACTG aaaGTACACCATGAGAAGAAACTTATGGAAACACGGACAGAAATTTTGGAAATG ACTTCGGAGCAAGATCGTCTTCTTACTCAAACCAACATGAAAATTGACACTGAAGTGGCGGGTTTGAAAACAATGCTCGAGTCGCATAAATTGGACACGATAAAATACGTTGCAG GTTCAGTGTTTACTTGTCTCACCGTGCTCTTAGGTTTCTATCGTATCTGGATGTAA
- the mcur1 gene encoding mitochondrial calcium uniporter regulator 1 isoform X2, with amino-acid sequence MVLKQCHSRLSVFALCHNKKRFSLASTDSVKFSRRLSWNVLPIDLRWPHFKSSASFPNSSSDTVRRRYLHLSAREKSSVSPIQSDVQTDVPKIRKLFFDTHAVVRLLEENGFTTQEAEALIKALLNMTNSTMDTIYSDMVTKVQQEIMMQRIMSQIAALKKDMVILEKSEFTTLLAENEKLKIQLWQLKVQLADVMNKVRSDTLLDMNLEKSRVTELKVHHEKKLMETRTEILEMVQCLLVSPCS; translated from the exons ATGGTGCTCAAACAATGTCATTCGCGTCTCAGCGTTTTTGCTCTTTGTCACAATAAAAAGCGCTTCAGCCTTGCGAGTACAGACAGCGTAAAATTTAGCAGGCGTCTGTCTTGGAACGTTCTTCCGATCGATCTTCGTTGGCCACATTTTAAATCCTCGGCAAGTTTCCCAAATTCTTCATCTGACACCGTGAGGCGACGATACCTGCACCTGTCCGCAAGAG AGAAAAGTTCTGTCAGCCCCATCCAGTCTGATGTACAGACAGATGTTCCTAAAATCCGAAAGCTGTTCTTTGACACTCATGCGGTGGTTCGACTCCTCGAAGAGAACG GCTTTACAACTCAAGAAGCCGAAGCCTTAATTAAGGCTCTCTTGAACATGACCAATTCTACCATGGACACTATTTACAGTGACATGGTAACCAAAGTACAGCAG GAAATAATGATGCAGCGTATAATGTCTCAAATAGCAGCCCTGAAGAAGGACATGGTCATTCTGGAGAAAAGCGAGTTTACTACATTACTGGCAGAGAATGAG AAATTGAAGATCCAGCTCTGGCAGCTTAAGGTGCAACTCGCT gATGTGATGAATAAAGTACGCTCAGACACGCTTTTGGACATGAATTTAGAGAAGAGTCGTGTGACAGAACTG aaaGTACACCATGAGAAGAAACTTATGGAAACACGGACAGAAATTTTGGAAATG GTTCAGTGTTTACTTGTCTCACCGTGCTCTTAG
- the rgs9bp gene encoding regulator of G-protein signaling 9-binding protein yields MPLVNNKVGDDNTLGTNKALADGKALVESLIKVVACYRHLASCVGGCTDSLQLRDELKQTRERARTLATTICQHLTLHLRDKSLPVEQRKEMELLWVSFSSSLELLHIDMCKVFNMGDIFTLAECPSLVQTGLQGGSSEVAARALSLPDLSRALNANGLENQDRETMEQEIHQIDHMIDDMEAKVNVLRWMVEPHGSLPAEPQGSVDSASLALLSVDDEQLAGRRDRNVALLALCAVILVATTLSICIFFFT; encoded by the exons ATGCCACTTGTAAATAACAAAGTGGGAGATGACAACACGCTtggcacaaacaaggctttggCTGATGGTAAAGCCTTGGTGGAGTCTTTGATTAAG GTGGTGGCATGCTATCGGCATCTAGCTTCATGCGTCGGCGGCTGCACTGACAGCTTACAGCTGCGAGATGAGTTGAAGCAAACCAGAGAGAGGGCCCGGACGTTGGCCACCACCATCTGTCAACATCTCACCTTGCATCTTCGTGACAAGAGCCTCCCTGTGGAGCAGCGCAAGGAGATGGAGCTACTTTGGGTGTCCTTCTCATCCAGCCTGGAGCTCCTTCATATTGACATGTGCAAAGTTTTCAACATGGGAGACATCTTCACTCTTGCCGAGTGTCCTAGTTTAGTCCAAACTGGCCTGCAAg GGGGGAGCAGTGAAGTGGCTGCTCGAGCCCTCAGTCTACCAGACCTGAGCCGCGCTCTGAACGCCAATGGCCTTGAGAACCAAGACCGCGAGACCATGGAGCAGGAGATCCACCAAATTGACCACATGATTGATGACATGGAAGCGAAGGTGAACGTATTGCGTTGGATGGTGGAGCCCCACGGGTCGCTGCCTGCCGAGCCACAAGGCAGTGTTGACAGCGCCTCCCTGGCTCTGCTCTCTGTGGACGACGAGCAGCTTGCCGGCCGGCGTGATCGCAATGTGGCACTTTTAGCGCTGTGTGCGGTCATTTTGGTGGCAACCACTTTGTCTATCTGTATCTTCTTCTTTACATGA